The following proteins are co-located in the Paludibaculum fermentans genome:
- a CDS encoding amino acid-binding protein, which yields MKIQQLSIFSENKPGHLIAPCRLLAREGINMQAMSLADSQRFGILRIVVSDWQRAKSLLEAEGFVVRVTEVVAIEVPDHPGGLSAVLDLFEGSTINIEYMYAFPFVHAGKAALIFRFDHPDAAIERLRAGGMTVLDADALTNR from the coding sequence ATGAAGATTCAACAGCTCTCGATCTTTTCTGAAAACAAACCCGGCCACCTCATCGCCCCATGCCGCCTGCTGGCCCGCGAGGGCATCAACATGCAGGCGATGTCCCTGGCCGACTCGCAGCGCTTCGGGATTCTCCGCATCGTCGTCTCAGACTGGCAGCGCGCCAAGAGCCTGCTCGAAGCCGAGGGTTTCGTGGTTCGCGTCACTGAGGTGGTCGCCATCGAAGTGCCCGATCATCCGGGCGGTCTGTCCGCCGTGCTCGACCTGTTTGAAGGCTCCACCATCAACATCGAGTACATGTACGCCTTCCCCTTCGTACATGCCGGCAAGGCCGCGTTGATCTTTCGCTTTGACCACCCGGATGCCGCCATCGAAAGGCTCCGCGCCGGCGGAATGACCGTTCTCGATGCCGATGCGCTCACCAACAGGTAA
- a CDS encoding pyridoxal phosphate-dependent aminotransferase — MNISQTIAAQLENASWIRRMFEEGARMKQERGADNVYDYTLGNPDVEPPPQVLQALARVVSAGLPNSHGYMPNPGFLPVRQAVARQLRRDTGLPFEPEDIFMTVGSAGACNVILKSILDPGDEVIVLMPCFSEYRFYISNHAGRLVPVETSEDFLPDIGRIAAALTPRTRAIILNTPNNPTGRVYPEQVLRDLNSLLAGCDHEILVISDEPYKHLVFDGNKQPEVASLIANTAICNSWSKSQALPGERIGYLALSPQVRNRAALRAACAFTNRILGFINAPALWQLVELEAMDSTVDVSGYERKRDLLCDSLTRAGYDVSKPEGTFYVFMKTPIPDDIAFVRILAKEGVLGVPGAGFGRSGYIRLSLTVPEQMIRKSIPGFAAALQAVSATV; from the coding sequence ATGAACATCTCGCAAACCATCGCAGCCCAGCTGGAAAACGCCTCCTGGATCCGCCGCATGTTCGAGGAAGGCGCCCGCATGAAGCAGGAGCGCGGCGCGGACAACGTCTACGACTACACCCTCGGCAACCCCGACGTGGAGCCCCCGCCCCAGGTCCTGCAAGCCCTGGCCCGCGTAGTGTCTGCTGGGCTGCCGAACTCCCACGGCTACATGCCGAATCCCGGCTTCCTTCCGGTCCGCCAGGCCGTCGCCCGGCAACTGCGTCGCGACACCGGCCTGCCCTTCGAACCCGAAGACATCTTCATGACCGTCGGCTCCGCCGGAGCCTGCAACGTCATCCTCAAGTCGATCCTCGATCCGGGCGACGAAGTCATAGTCCTGATGCCCTGCTTCTCGGAGTACCGCTTCTACATCAGTAATCACGCGGGCCGCCTGGTGCCTGTCGAAACCAGCGAAGACTTTCTGCCCGACATCGGGCGCATCGCCGCCGCCCTCACGCCCCGCACGCGGGCCATCATCCTCAACACCCCCAACAACCCCACCGGCCGCGTCTATCCCGAACAGGTCCTGCGCGATCTCAACTCGTTGCTGGCCGGTTGTGATCACGAGATCCTGGTCATCAGCGACGAGCCCTACAAACACCTCGTCTTCGATGGAAACAAGCAGCCCGAGGTGGCTTCGCTCATCGCCAACACCGCCATCTGCAACTCCTGGTCAAAATCGCAGGCTCTGCCCGGCGAACGCATCGGCTACCTCGCCCTCTCGCCCCAGGTTAGGAATCGCGCCGCCCTGCGTGCTGCCTGCGCCTTCACCAACCGGATCCTCGGTTTCATCAACGCTCCGGCCCTGTGGCAACTCGTGGAACTCGAGGCGATGGACAGCACGGTGGACGTCTCCGGCTACGAGCGGAAGCGCGACCTCCTCTGCGACTCGCTCACCCGCGCCGGCTACGACGTCAGCAAGCCCGAAGGCACGTTCTACGTCTTTATGAAGACGCCCATCCCGGACGACATCGCCTTTGTCAGGATCCTCGCGAAGGAAGGAGTCCTGGGCGTACCCGGCGCGGGCTTCGGCCGGTCCGGCTACATCCGCCTCTCGCTCACCGTGCCGGAACAGATGATCCGCAAGTCGATCCCCGGCTTCGCCGCCGCCTTGCAGGCCGTCTCGGCCACCGTCTAG
- a CDS encoding alginate export family protein has product MRRYSTTLALLATVLPLAAQKTERHLEYGFEQRVRNENWNNTFDFNDATDDERGQVRYRTRLWLKAPVTSNIDISVGLAQETNEIFQLHTATHIDEGIFETAYLDFKKLFVKGLSLRIGRQNLTKGEGFLILEGNPWDGSRSIYHNAAVLGYERGKAKIELIGIFDPRTDRFLPRLNDKARQLVEWNESALGAYYTDNRWKKTSVEAYCFYKREFGDPRPASNLQFQADRYVYTAGGRTVRKLPNSFSLTGEFAWQWGHQRTNRDIRAWGGYGYLKRTFGAKQRHSASFGYWGMSGSDPAKPGTIGNWDPLFSRWPKWSEGYIYTQFKENGVAYWTNTGMWQGEGVYVPWKPLSLRGTFYEMRAYHPYPGSKALYSTGTGRGEEYQLRADLTVNKNWRGHVLYEGHVPGSFYAGKDPGYFFRLEVSYLFTGQVPF; this is encoded by the coding sequence GTGCGCCGATACTCCACAACGCTGGCATTGCTGGCCACAGTTCTGCCGCTGGCCGCCCAGAAGACGGAACGGCACCTCGAATACGGGTTTGAGCAACGGGTCCGGAACGAGAACTGGAACAACACCTTCGACTTCAACGACGCGACCGACGATGAGCGGGGGCAGGTTCGCTACCGGACGCGACTGTGGCTGAAGGCTCCGGTTACGTCGAACATCGACATCAGCGTGGGGCTGGCGCAGGAGACCAACGAGATCTTCCAGTTGCACACGGCGACGCATATCGATGAAGGCATCTTCGAGACGGCGTATCTCGACTTCAAGAAGCTGTTCGTCAAGGGGCTGAGCCTGCGGATTGGACGGCAGAATCTCACCAAGGGCGAAGGGTTCCTGATCCTGGAAGGGAATCCGTGGGATGGGTCGCGATCGATTTACCACAATGCGGCGGTGTTGGGTTATGAGCGAGGGAAGGCGAAGATCGAACTGATTGGAATCTTCGATCCGCGCACGGACCGGTTTCTGCCCAGGCTGAATGACAAGGCCAGGCAACTGGTGGAGTGGAACGAGTCGGCGCTGGGGGCGTACTACACGGACAACCGCTGGAAGAAGACGTCGGTGGAGGCGTACTGCTTCTACAAGCGGGAGTTTGGCGATCCGCGGCCGGCGTCGAACCTGCAGTTTCAGGCGGACCGGTATGTGTACACGGCCGGCGGGCGGACCGTTCGCAAGCTGCCGAACTCGTTCAGCCTCACCGGCGAGTTCGCGTGGCAGTGGGGGCATCAGCGGACGAACCGGGATATCCGGGCGTGGGGCGGCTACGGGTACCTGAAACGGACTTTCGGGGCGAAGCAGCGCCACTCGGCCAGTTTCGGCTATTGGGGCATGTCGGGCAGCGATCCGGCGAAGCCGGGCACGATTGGGAACTGGGATCCGCTGTTTTCGCGATGGCCGAAATGGAGTGAGGGGTACATCTATACGCAGTTCAAGGAGAACGGCGTGGCCTACTGGACGAACACCGGCATGTGGCAGGGCGAGGGCGTGTATGTGCCCTGGAAGCCGTTGAGCCTGCGGGGCACGTTCTATGAGATGCGGGCTTATCATCCGTATCCGGGCAGCAAGGCGCTTTACTCGACCGGTACGGGCCGTGGGGAGGAGTACCAACTGCGGGCCGATCTGACGGTGAACAAGAACTGGCGCGGACATGTCCTGTATGAAGGGCATGTGCCGGGCTCGTTCTACGCGGGGAAGGATCCGGGCTACTTCTTCCGGCTGGAAGTGTCGTATCTGTTCACGGGACAGGTGCCGTTCTAG
- a CDS encoding SDR family oxidoreductase, with product MKWHDLYAGVVTTLIIGGTGTVGSQVVKELLQRGAGVRVMTRSAEKAASLPAGVEGVVGDMADLETLPAAMAGADALFLVTPLVPDEINQGLAAVEAAKQAGIKYIVYLSIHKLETGPHIPHFATKFPVEYAVKNSGIDWTIIRPNNFFQNDYWFKDVIAQYGVYPQPLSELGLNRVDVRDIAEAVAISLTAPGHAGQTYSLVGADALTGERTAEIYSDVLGRPVQYVGADLEGWAAAAAGTMPAWQVLDLKMMYDHFLRHGLRATQAEVSTLVGLLGRAPRSFEEFAREMFAA from the coding sequence ATGAAGTGGCATGACCTCTATGCTGGCGTTGTGACGACACTAATCATTGGCGGTACTGGGACGGTCGGCAGCCAGGTGGTGAAAGAGCTGTTGCAGCGCGGCGCCGGAGTCCGGGTGATGACGCGTTCAGCGGAAAAGGCCGCCTCGCTTCCGGCAGGTGTGGAAGGCGTGGTGGGTGACATGGCGGATCTGGAGACACTGCCCGCGGCGATGGCTGGGGCGGATGCCTTGTTCCTGGTGACCCCGCTGGTTCCCGATGAGATCAATCAGGGGCTGGCGGCCGTAGAGGCGGCGAAACAGGCCGGAATAAAGTACATCGTGTACTTGAGTATTCACAAGCTGGAGACCGGGCCTCACATCCCGCACTTTGCCACGAAGTTCCCGGTCGAGTATGCGGTGAAGAACTCCGGCATCGACTGGACCATCATCCGGCCCAACAACTTCTTCCAGAACGATTACTGGTTCAAGGATGTGATCGCGCAGTATGGCGTGTACCCGCAACCGCTGAGTGAACTGGGTTTGAACCGTGTGGACGTGCGGGATATTGCGGAAGCGGTGGCGATCAGCCTGACGGCTCCGGGGCATGCGGGGCAGACCTACTCGCTGGTGGGTGCTGATGCCCTGACGGGTGAACGGACGGCGGAGATCTATAGCGACGTGCTGGGGCGACCGGTGCAGTACGTCGGCGCGGACCTGGAAGGGTGGGCGGCGGCCGCGGCTGGTACGATGCCGGCGTGGCAGGTGCTGGACCTGAAGATGATGTACGACCACTTTCTGCGGCACGGGTTACGCGCTACGCAGGCGGAGGTGTCGACGCTGGTTGGGCTGTTGGGGCGGGCACCGCGGTCGTTTGAGGAGTTTGCGCGCGAAATGTTCGCGGCCTGA
- a CDS encoding uroporphyrinogen decarboxylase family protein, with translation MTSRERVLSAFQHRPADRLPIDFSGHRSSGIAARAYPALRAALGLPSRPAYVYDPIQQLAIVHDDVLDRFHVDTLELGRGFCQDERWWADWTLPGGQPCKMPIWALPEPHGAEWVIRAPSGRIIARMPEGSEHFDQTWWPFLDGPEDLTRIEELYAEHMWTGIASPPGPSVQSPAELAAGAARLRASTPRAIIGLFGGNLLEMGQFYYRMDQFLMLLAEDPVRVHRFLDALVEIHLRNLERFLGAVGPYIDIISFGDDLGAQHGPQISPRMYKEFFQPRHQLMWTRARQLAPVKVMLHCCGGVKPLLPLLVDAGLDAINPVQISARGMEAHALKREFGRDLVFWGGGCDTQRMLPLGAPEEIRTHVRQQCQALAPDGGFVFQQVHNILGNVPPANIIAMYEAVASYS, from the coding sequence ATGACTTCCCGCGAACGTGTCCTCAGCGCCTTCCAGCACCGCCCGGCGGATCGCCTCCCCATCGACTTCTCCGGCCACCGCTCCTCCGGCATCGCCGCCCGCGCCTACCCCGCCCTCCGCGCTGCCCTTGGCCTGCCGTCCCGTCCCGCCTACGTCTACGACCCCATCCAGCAACTCGCCATCGTTCACGACGACGTGCTCGACCGCTTCCACGTCGACACCCTCGAGCTCGGCCGCGGCTTCTGCCAGGACGAGCGCTGGTGGGCCGATTGGACCCTGCCCGGCGGCCAGCCTTGCAAAATGCCCATCTGGGCCCTGCCCGAACCGCACGGCGCCGAGTGGGTGATCCGCGCCCCTTCCGGCCGCATCATCGCCCGCATGCCCGAAGGCTCCGAACACTTCGACCAGACCTGGTGGCCCTTCCTCGACGGCCCGGAAGACCTCACCCGCATCGAGGAACTCTACGCCGAACACATGTGGACCGGCATCGCCTCGCCGCCCGGCCCCTCCGTCCAGTCACCCGCGGAACTCGCCGCCGGCGCCGCCCGTCTCCGCGCCTCCACCCCGCGCGCCATCATCGGCCTGTTTGGCGGCAATCTGCTGGAAATGGGCCAGTTCTACTACCGCATGGACCAGTTCCTCATGTTGCTCGCCGAGGACCCCGTCCGCGTCCACCGCTTCCTCGACGCCCTCGTCGAAATCCATCTCAGGAACCTGGAACGCTTCCTGGGCGCCGTCGGCCCCTACATCGACATCATCAGCTTCGGAGACGACCTCGGAGCCCAACACGGCCCGCAGATCTCGCCCCGCATGTACAAGGAGTTCTTCCAGCCCCGCCACCAACTCATGTGGACTCGCGCCCGCCAACTCGCGCCCGTGAAAGTGATGCTGCACTGCTGCGGAGGAGTGAAACCGCTGCTGCCCCTGTTAGTCGACGCCGGACTCGACGCCATCAACCCCGTCCAGATCAGCGCCCGCGGCATGGAAGCCCACGCGCTCAAACGCGAGTTCGGCCGCGACCTCGTCTTCTGGGGCGGAGGCTGCGACACGCAACGCATGCTGCCTTTAGGGGCGCCGGAGGAGATCCGCACCCACGTCCGCCAGCAGTGCCAGGCCTTGGCGCCGGACGGCGGCTTCGTCTTCCAGCAGGTTCACAACATCCTGGGCAACGTTCCGCCGGCCAATATCATCGCCATGTATGAGGCCGTGGCATCCTACTCGTAG
- a CDS encoding RraA family protein, with the protein MQDWIEYLKTVDTPTLSNAIEVLDVRPRAQGFTPLQMRCLFPEFGRMVGYAVTAQVETVTQTGPGGPEGHIELYRQLEQMPKPAVIVLQEIGGFPDYAAHCGEVMATFFTKLGAVGLVSDSAVRDIPEVRAMRFHYFARGVCASHANFRIVRCGMPVTVCGMPVTQGELLHGDENGLITVPFVDPARIKAAVDSVRDRERKIMDYVRGPNFTIDGFEGKIYE; encoded by the coding sequence ATGCAGGATTGGATTGAGTATCTGAAGACCGTGGATACGCCCACGCTCTCGAATGCGATTGAGGTTCTGGACGTACGGCCGCGGGCGCAGGGATTCACGCCGCTGCAGATGCGCTGCCTGTTTCCGGAGTTCGGCCGGATGGTGGGCTATGCCGTGACGGCGCAGGTGGAGACGGTGACGCAGACGGGGCCGGGCGGTCCTGAGGGTCACATCGAGCTGTACCGGCAGTTGGAACAGATGCCGAAGCCGGCGGTGATCGTACTGCAGGAGATCGGCGGGTTTCCGGACTATGCCGCGCACTGCGGCGAGGTGATGGCGACGTTCTTCACGAAGCTGGGCGCGGTGGGGCTGGTGTCGGATTCGGCGGTGCGCGACATTCCAGAAGTGCGGGCGATGAGGTTCCACTACTTTGCGCGGGGTGTGTGCGCGTCGCATGCGAATTTCCGGATTGTGCGGTGCGGGATGCCTGTGACGGTTTGCGGCATGCCGGTGACGCAGGGTGAGTTACTGCATGGCGACGAGAATGGGCTGATCACGGTGCCGTTCGTGGATCCGGCCCGGATCAAGGCGGCGGTGGATTCAGTGCGCGACCGCGAGCGCAAGATCATGGATTATGTCCGCGGACCGAACTTCACGATCGACGGCTTTGAAGGCAAGATCTACGAGTAG
- a CDS encoding 3-keto-disaccharide hydrolase, protein MPGVSRVILALLLPVAAFGAVQPLFNGKDLAGWQQQGPHPSFTSTAGEIRTTGRGHAGNWIHTEQEFENFRLRFEYKLNQWAEAAVLLRAARSDRPQHTGVAIVLAHDFHNETTPFITGAVMGVLPPRKALPASFQVWHSVVVELRGDSLMVTIDGDSMQEVDMSTVPAVRHRLRKGVIGFPDMGHGYALRNLTIEELAGRSEFVELLAGLDGTESSALGLKAWGRRGDSGQWRVHGGVLEGMNGHSILYAPPAFRDFELTAVVRSHDRVNAGIFLRGQPAGANRGFEVQIYSPVDAVYQTGSIYGRARSSLSADLEEQWFLLQILVEGARCTVWVNGEQVAEYDKLPAELRGAGRIGVQIHMEDTRVEVRDLRVRPL, encoded by the coding sequence ATGCCTGGTGTCTCGCGAGTGATTCTGGCTCTGTTGCTGCCGGTAGCGGCCTTTGGAGCGGTCCAGCCTCTGTTCAATGGCAAGGACCTGGCTGGCTGGCAGCAGCAGGGGCCACACCCTTCTTTCACCAGCACCGCAGGCGAGATCCGAACCACCGGACGAGGCCATGCCGGGAACTGGATCCATACCGAACAGGAGTTTGAAAATTTCCGGTTGCGGTTCGAGTACAAGCTGAATCAGTGGGCCGAAGCGGCGGTGCTGCTGCGGGCGGCCCGTAGCGACCGGCCGCAACACACTGGCGTCGCGATCGTTCTCGCGCACGACTTTCACAACGAAACCACTCCGTTTATCACAGGCGCCGTGATGGGTGTGCTGCCACCCAGAAAGGCGTTGCCTGCGTCATTTCAGGTCTGGCACAGCGTCGTTGTGGAGTTGCGAGGCGACTCGCTCATGGTGACCATCGACGGCGATTCCATGCAGGAAGTCGACATGAGCACCGTTCCTGCCGTGCGCCATCGCCTGCGAAAGGGCGTGATCGGGTTCCCCGATATGGGCCATGGCTACGCGCTGCGGAACCTGACGATTGAAGAGCTGGCAGGCCGGTCGGAGTTCGTCGAACTGCTGGCGGGTCTTGATGGCACGGAGTCGTCTGCGCTGGGGTTGAAAGCCTGGGGACGGCGCGGCGACAGCGGTCAGTGGCGCGTGCATGGCGGCGTGCTGGAGGGGATGAACGGGCACTCGATCCTGTATGCTCCGCCGGCGTTTCGAGACTTTGAACTGACGGCGGTGGTGCGTTCGCATGACAGGGTGAATGCCGGGATCTTTCTGCGCGGCCAACCGGCGGGCGCCAATCGCGGCTTTGAGGTGCAGATCTATTCGCCGGTGGATGCGGTGTATCAGACCGGCAGCATCTACGGACGCGCGCGGAGTAGTCTTTCGGCTGACCTAGAGGAGCAGTGGTTCCTGCTGCAGATCCTGGTGGAGGGTGCGCGCTGCACGGTCTGGGTGAACGGCGAGCAGGTGGCGGAATATGACAAGCTGCCGGCGGAGTTGCGGGGTGCGGGCCGTATTGGCGTGCAGATCCACATGGAAGACACGCGAGTGGAGGTGCGGGACCTGCGCGTGCGGCCGTTGTGA
- a CDS encoding carboxymuconolactone decarboxylase family protein, which translates to MTIPEILDAFPDYARDIKLNVQSVLAQSELTEQQTWTNAVACALASRNETLSQAILAEAATKLSPAQLSSAKAAFAIMQMNNIFYRFRHMVGKDDYANIPARLRMQSIRTHGGDPVDFELACLAVSTINGCEACVRSHEAVVREKGVSAEAVVASVRIASTLHAAASVIEAPLS; encoded by the coding sequence ATGACTATCCCTGAAATTCTCGATGCTTTCCCGGACTACGCCCGGGATATCAAGTTGAACGTGCAGAGCGTGCTGGCCCAGTCGGAACTGACTGAGCAGCAGACCTGGACCAATGCGGTGGCGTGTGCGCTGGCGAGCCGCAATGAGACGCTGAGCCAGGCGATTCTGGCCGAAGCAGCGACGAAGCTCTCGCCCGCGCAGTTGAGTTCGGCCAAAGCCGCGTTTGCGATTATGCAGATGAACAACATCTTCTATCGCTTCCGCCACATGGTGGGCAAGGACGACTACGCGAACATTCCGGCGCGGCTGAGGATGCAATCGATCCGGACGCATGGCGGGGATCCGGTGGACTTTGAGCTGGCGTGCCTGGCTGTGTCGACGATCAATGGCTGCGAGGCGTGTGTGCGGTCGCACGAGGCGGTGGTGCGTGAAAAGGGCGTTTCCGCGGAGGCTGTGGTGGCCAGTGTGCGGATCGCTTCCACGCTGCATGCCGCGGCGTCCGTGATTGAAGCCCCGCTTTCTTAA
- a CDS encoding peroxiredoxin: MLGVGQKFPEYKVTATVSNDIKTAFQEIGSDSHPGKWKVLFFWPKDFTFVCPTEIVAFGKLNKDFADRDAVLMGASIDSEFVHLAWRQNHADLKDLPIPMLADVKRELSSALGIIDPGAGVSQRAVYIVDPENVIRFVMVTDLSVGRNSTEVLRVLDALQTDELCPCNWNKGQETIHV, from the coding sequence ATGCTTGGAGTTGGACAGAAGTTCCCCGAATACAAAGTGACCGCCACGGTCAGCAACGACATCAAGACCGCGTTCCAGGAGATCGGCAGCGATTCTCATCCTGGCAAGTGGAAGGTCCTCTTCTTCTGGCCGAAGGATTTCACCTTCGTCTGCCCGACGGAGATTGTGGCCTTCGGCAAGTTGAACAAGGACTTCGCTGACCGGGACGCCGTGCTGATGGGCGCGAGCATCGACAGCGAGTTCGTGCACCTGGCCTGGCGGCAGAACCATGCCGACCTGAAGGATCTGCCGATCCCGATGCTGGCCGATGTGAAGCGCGAGTTGAGCTCGGCGCTTGGCATCATCGATCCGGGCGCCGGTGTGAGCCAGCGTGCGGTGTACATTGTGGATCCGGAGAACGTGATCCGCTTTGTGATGGTGACCGACCTGTCGGTGGGCCGCAACAGCACGGAAGTGCTGCGCGTACTGGATGCGCTGCAGACCGACGAGCTGTGCCCCTGCAACTGGAACAAGGGACAGGAAACGATTCACGTCTAA
- a CDS encoding Fur family transcriptional regulator, which produces MQSGQEHMLSDFRQQCRAAGLSLTHQREVIFLAVSASKGHPSPESIYDEVRRQIPSISLATVYKNIRTFLEAGLLREVSPHHGSLRLEANLIDHHHLVCTRCKAIVDLAETDIEPVHLKRELPSGFRVLRYSVEFQGLCPDCASDIKTP; this is translated from the coding sequence ATGCAATCCGGCCAGGAACACATGCTCAGCGACTTCCGGCAGCAATGCCGGGCCGCGGGTCTGTCGTTGACGCATCAGCGGGAAGTGATCTTCCTGGCGGTGTCGGCCTCGAAGGGGCATCCTTCGCCGGAATCGATCTATGACGAAGTGCGCCGGCAGATTCCTTCGATTTCGCTGGCGACGGTGTATAAGAACATCCGCACGTTTCTCGAAGCAGGGTTGCTGCGCGAGGTGAGCCCGCATCACGGGTCGTTGCGGCTGGAAGCGAACCTCATCGATCACCATCATCTGGTCTGCACGCGCTGCAAGGCGATCGTGGACCTGGCGGAGACCGACATCGAACCGGTGCATTTGAAGCGAGAGCTGCCGTCGGGCTTCCGGGTGCTGCGCTACAGCGTAGAGTTCCAGGGGTTATGTCCTGATTGCGCTTCCGATATCAAAACGCCTTAA
- a CDS encoding alpha/beta hydrolase, whose product MTGTRTKRSLEPGTQKFIDAVTAQGGPPLYTLTKEDARKVLEDAQAIPVTKLDADVEDLVLPTGPSGQVSVRIYRPVGAKGPLPAVMYFHGGGWILGSKNTHDRLLRDMVNLAPAAFVFVNYTPSPEAQYPVPLEECYAAARYIAEHGPDFNIDSTRLAVMGDSVGGYLAAAVTLLAKQRSAPSITFQVLCYPVTDTDFSRESYLTFANGPWLTRPAMQWFWDNYAPNLQDRKQITAAPVQATKAELAGLPPALVIVDENDVLRDEGEEYAMKLSEAGVEVIAVRYLATIHDFMMLNGLAATPATRSAIELAAGTLRQALSL is encoded by the coding sequence ATGACGGGAACCAGGACTAAGCGATCCCTCGAACCAGGCACGCAGAAGTTCATCGATGCTGTGACGGCCCAAGGCGGCCCGCCGCTGTATACCCTCACCAAGGAAGATGCGCGCAAGGTGTTGGAGGATGCGCAAGCCATTCCGGTGACTAAACTTGACGCCGACGTCGAAGATCTCGTCCTCCCCACCGGCCCCTCCGGCCAGGTCTCCGTACGCATCTACCGGCCGGTGGGCGCGAAAGGTCCGCTGCCCGCGGTCATGTACTTTCACGGCGGCGGCTGGATCCTGGGCAGCAAGAACACCCACGACCGTCTCCTCCGCGACATGGTCAACCTCGCCCCCGCGGCCTTCGTCTTCGTCAACTACACGCCCTCGCCGGAGGCCCAATACCCGGTCCCGCTCGAGGAATGCTACGCGGCGGCACGCTACATCGCCGAACATGGGCCCGACTTCAACATCGACTCCACCCGTCTCGCCGTCATGGGCGACAGCGTCGGCGGCTATCTCGCCGCCGCGGTCACGCTCCTCGCCAAACAGCGAAGCGCCCCCTCCATCACCTTCCAGGTGCTGTGTTACCCCGTGACCGACACCGACTTTTCCCGCGAGTCCTACCTGACGTTCGCCAACGGCCCCTGGCTGACCCGGCCCGCCATGCAGTGGTTCTGGGATAACTACGCCCCCAACCTGCAGGACCGCAAGCAGATCACAGCCGCCCCGGTGCAAGCCACCAAGGCCGAACTGGCGGGACTCCCGCCCGCCCTCGTCATCGTGGACGAGAACGACGTCCTCCGCGACGAGGGCGAGGAATACGCGATGAAGCTCAGCGAAGCCGGCGTCGAGGTCATCGCCGTCCGCTATTTGGCCACCATTCACGACTTCATGATGTTGAACGGCCTGGCCGCTACCCCCGCAACCCGCAGCGCCATTGAACTGGCGGCAGGCACACTCCGCCAGGCACTCAGCCTCTAA
- a CDS encoding SDR family NAD(P)-dependent oxidoreductase, which translates to MSKLKGKVAVVTGASKGIGASVAEYLAAEGASVVVNYSSSKAGADAVVERIRKAGGTAVAVQANVSQEAGVLQLFEETKKAFQRLDILVNNAGIYSFAELAAITPEHFHQQFDLNVLGLLLATREAVKLIGPEGGSIINISSIVAPMPVANAAVYSATKAAVDAITVSLSLELGPRRIRVNSVNPGMVETEGLHSTGIAASDFRKQLEGSTPLGRIAQPDDIAKVVSFFATDDAGWVTGQTLLVTGGQRQ; encoded by the coding sequence ATGAGCAAACTAAAAGGCAAGGTCGCCGTCGTCACCGGCGCATCCAAAGGCATCGGAGCCTCCGTCGCGGAATACCTCGCCGCCGAAGGCGCCTCCGTTGTGGTGAACTACTCCAGCAGTAAAGCGGGCGCCGACGCCGTCGTCGAGCGCATCCGCAAGGCCGGCGGCACCGCCGTGGCCGTCCAGGCAAATGTGTCGCAGGAAGCCGGCGTCCTGCAACTGTTCGAGGAGACGAAGAAGGCCTTCCAGCGCCTCGACATCCTCGTCAACAACGCCGGCATCTACTCCTTCGCGGAACTGGCCGCCATCACGCCGGAGCACTTCCACCAGCAGTTCGACCTCAACGTGCTCGGCCTCCTGCTGGCAACCAGGGAGGCCGTGAAACTGATCGGGCCGGAGGGCGGCTCCATCATCAACATCAGTTCGATCGTGGCCCCCATGCCGGTTGCCAACGCAGCCGTCTACTCGGCCACAAAGGCGGCGGTCGACGCGATCACCGTTTCCCTTTCCCTCGAGCTGGGTCCGCGCAGGATCCGCGTGAACTCGGTGAACCCGGGTATGGTGGAAACGGAAGGCCTCCATTCCACCGGAATCGCCGCCAGCGACTTCAGGAAACAATTGGAAGGCTCGACGCCGCTCGGCCGCATCGCCCAACCGGACGACATCGCCAAAGTGGTGTCCTTCTTCGCAACCGACGACGCAGGCTGGGTCACCGGCCAAACCCTGCTGGTCACCGGAGGCCAGCGCCAATAG